From one Drosophila subpulchrella strain 33 F10 #4 breed RU33 chromosome 3L, RU_Dsub_v1.1 Primary Assembly, whole genome shotgun sequence genomic stretch:
- the LOC119553232 gene encoding uncharacterized protein LOC119553232 gives MIPIKMIDQKQRVIWLNKSPQSIRFCRPVKIAYVKETTSLILKENENLDNQIKNLDIYVHPYQSAEIFVKFDGHLTLIDGKVLNILTGTKSCQLCPMCGAKPTQLLTITDFNSKTFDMKPHTDQYGLSSLHAWIRFFEFLLKISFRIELRKWHVKGNDKIELEARKHKVQAAFWNDLGLHVDKPRQNGSGNTNDGNTARRAFSNPKLLSSILGIDHSLIQRLHVILIAINCHYPINSEKFRIFCSETFSMYMANYFWYPMSPTVHKVLVHGYIIIEKTIVPVGSLAESASEARHKLFKADRKDHARKCSRVDNMSDVFHRAMDSSDPLLSSFCSTKTNRMPLPAEVVDLLDSPIISPGTEDR, from the coding sequence ATGATTCCTATAAAAATGATAGATCAGAAACAAAGGGTCATTTGGTTAAATAAATCGCCTCAGTCCATAAGATTTTGCCGTCCTGTGAAAATTGCTTACGTAAAAGAAACAACGTCTcttatattaaaagaaaatgaaaacttGGACAATCAGATTAAAAACCTGGATATATACGTGCATCCTTATCAATCAGCcgaaatttttgtaaaatttgaTGGGCACCTAACACTTATAGACGGCAAGGtgttaaatatattaacagGAACGAAATCCTGTCAGTTGTGTCCAATGTGTGGGGCAAAGCCCACCCAGCTTCTTACTATTACTGATTTTAACTCCAAAACGTTTGATATGAAGCCACATACGGATCAATATGGATTAAGTTCCCTTCATGCGTGGATCCGCTTTTTTGAATTCTTGCTCAAAATATCGTTCAGAATTGAGCTTAGAAAATGGCATGTCAAGGGAAATGACAAAATCGAATTGGAGGCACGTAAACATAAAGTTCAAGCAGCGTTTTGGAATGATTTGGGGCTTCATGTGGACAAGCCGAGACAAAACGGCAGTGGCAATACAAATGACGGAAATACGGCGAGGCGGGCATTCTCCAACCCAAAATTATTGTCCTCTATATTAGGAATAGATCACAGTTTGATTCAGCGCCTACATGTAATTCTGATCGCCATAAATTGTCATTACCCTATAAATTCGGAAAAATTCAGAATATTCTGTTCAGAAACTTTTTCTATGTATATGGCTAATTACTTTTGGTACCCCATGTCGCCAACAGTGCACAAAGTTTTAGTACATGGATACATAATCATTGAAAAAACGATTGTTCCTGTTGGCTCTTTAGCAGAAAGTGCATCAGAAGCAAGACACAAACTTTTTAAGGCTGACAGAAAAGATCATGCCAGAAAATGCAGCCGGGTTGACAATATGTCAGATGTTTTTCACAGAGCTATGGATTCGTCTGATCCCCTATTATCTAGTTTTTGCTCAACAAAAACCAACCGGATGCCTCTGCCAGCAGAGGTTGTAGATCTTTTGGATTCGCCAATAATATCCCCAGGCACAGAAGACAGATGA